In a genomic window of Littorina saxatilis isolate snail1 linkage group LG6, US_GU_Lsax_2.0, whole genome shotgun sequence:
- the LOC138968798 gene encoding major facilitator superfamily domain-containing protein 8-like isoform X1, translated as MSSRNPSLSNGVGERSPLLANGTHDVESSLKDVLHSGSVNVLPLPSSTVIEPPNQKRSRWRSIRIMYFTMFMSSVTFTMTMSTLWPYLQVVDTSATPSLLGWVVAAYSLGQLVASPLFGLWSAYRKAREPLVVSLLLQMGANVFYGYVQSIHGNGGGYLILSRVIMGLASGNAAVVRAYVSGATTLAERTGAMSSVSIFQSVGFILGPVIQTLLVLIKYPGPVEKSWLHFNMYTTPAFLAAVLAVVNFVLLLTIFQLHTVDDSGIINVAVNDDDDEEEEMEKKDKVGNTGPPDFVAIFVSMYLFFIVFFMFTIFETIGTPLLMDMYGWSKSEAAFYMGIMLASAGFLAIGVFIVIKILANKGVDERRLLVAGYIFCFFGFFTYLPWGNDLPVIGYAPVYTAATIIPSQPFISTHSFVLPWQQDRPPAWQQQGKQLTDHRQDFAHNMFQNSTAAIPQNGVARLRTASEAVKGFAAKFSEHKNRIGVSKDNESVTVRRRRRDVKSSILTKAYLNKVEKLDAMIKSMTEASLNKATRQGSKSSLPSSSTILSTTTTTVTVATAESGTSQTSPSSDIITATSESSITTANSTLKPNTTTSATTIITASHTTSFTPESNITIAAEPSISSSDSTFSKPESNTTSTTTTPVSTTSPASNSTTNTTVAPEGCPWNFGWCGQVPKVRLFQFILGTAFIAIGYPTCNVMTYTLYSKVLGPQPQGLWMGFITACGSLARTLGPIFVAQIYDAFGPRVTFAASCAILLITIVVNCVWFRRLLPYAVTPYRKRRDSRDSVDSEDSAGLPSSGGLQ; from the exons ATGTCGTCGAGGAATCCGTCATTATCCAACGGAGTAGGAGAGAGGTCGCCTTTACTGGCAAACGGAACACATGATGTGGAATCGTCTCTGAAGGATGTCTTGCATAGCGG GTCGGTGAATGTTCTTCCACTCCCAAGCAGCACAGTAATAGAGCCGCCCAACCAGAAGCGGTCAAGATGGCGCAGCATCCGTATCATGTACTTCACCATGTTTATGTCTTCCGTCACCTTCACCATGACCATGTCGACACTCTGGCCCTACCTACAAGTG GTGGACACCTCGGCCACTCCAAGCTTGCTGGGCTGGGTGGTGGCGGCCTACAGTCTGGGTCAGCTGGTGGCCTCCCCGCTGTTCGGCCTGTGGTCAGCCTACCGGAAGGCGCGTGAGCCACTCGTGGTGTCCCTCCTGCTGCAGATGGGCGCCAACGTCTTCTACGGCTACGTTCAGAGTATCCATGGCAACGGCGGGGGGTACCTCATCCTGTCCAGGGTCATCATGGGTCTTGCTTCTG GCAATGCTGCAGTGGTCAGGGCTTACGTGTCCGGAGCGACCACCCTGGCGGAACGTACAGGTGCTATGAGCAGCGTCAGCATCTTCCAGTCTGTTGGCTTCATCTTGGGACCAG TGATTCAGACGCTGCTAGTACTGATCAAGTACCCAGGCCCTGTGGAGAAGTCGTGGCTTCACTTCAACATGTACACCACCCCTGCCTTCCTGGCTGCAGTGCTCGCTGTCGTCAACTTCGTGCTACTACTCACCATCTTCCAGCTGCACACGGTCGATGACTCGGGGATAATCAATGTCGCCGtcaacgacgatgacgacgaggAGGAGGAAATGG AGAAAAAAGACAAGGTGGGCAACACTGGTCCACCAGACTTCGTCGCCATTTTCGTCAGCATGTACCTCTTCTTCATCGTTTTCTTCATGTTCACCATCTTTGAGAC AATCGGCACGCCTTTGTTAATGGACATGTACGGGTGGTCTAAATCTGAAGCGGCGTTTTACATGGGTATCATGCTGGCCTCTGCTGGCTTTCTGGCCATTGGTGTCTTCATCGTCATCAAGATCCTGGCCAACAA ggGTGTTGACGAACGCAGACTACTCGTAGCTGGTTATATATTTTGCTTTTTCGGCTTCTTCACCTACCTTCCCTGGGGCAACGACCTGCCTGTCATAGGCTATGCAC CTGTGTACACCGCAGCAACAATAATCCCCAGCCAGCCGTTTATCAGCACACACTCCTTCGTGCTTCCCTGGCAACAAGACCGACCACCCGCCTGGCAAcagcaagggaagcaactcacaGACCACCGGCAAGACTTCGCCCacaacatgtttcaaaactCAACTGCAGCTATTCCACAGAATGGTGTTGCAAGACTACGTACTGCTTCTGAAGCGGTAAAAGGCTTTGCTGCTAAATTTTCTGAGCACAAGAACAGGATTGGCGTTTCAAAAGACAACGAAAGTGTGACAGTTAGAAGAAGAAGGCGTGATGTGAAGTCAAGTATATTAACAAAGGCTTATCTCAACAAAGTTGAAAAACTGGATGCAATGATCAAAAGTATGACAGAAGCATCTCTAAACAAAGCAACAAGACAGGGATCTAAATCATCGTTGCCATCATCATCAACGAtattgtcaacaacaacaacaacagtaaccgTAGCAACAGCAGAATCTGGAACTTCACAAACCTCACCATCATCAGACATAATAACCGCAACATCAGAATCCAGCATAACAACAGCCAATTCTACACTTAAACCCAACACAACAACATCAGCCACCACTATTATAACAGCGTCTCACACCACATCCTTTACACCAGAATCCAACATAACAATAGCGGCCGAACCTAGCATATCATCGTCCGACTCAACATTCTCTAAACCAGAATCCAACACAACATcaaccacaacaacaccagTGTCCACAACTTCACCAGCGTCCAACagcaccaccaacaccaccgtGGCACCAGAAGGGTGTCCGTGGAATTTCGGGTGGTGCGGGCAGGTACCCAAGGTTCGGCTGTTCCAGTTTATCCTGGGTACTGCCTTTATCGCCATTGGCTACCCCACCTGTAATGTCATGACTTACACGCTTTACTCCAAGGTGCTGGGGCCTCAGCCACAG GGTCTGTGGATGGGTTTCATCACAGCGTGCGGCAGCCTGGCCCGTACCCTGGGCCCCATATTTGTGGCTCAGATCTACGACGCCTTTGGCCCCCGAGTCACGTTCGCCGCCAGTTGTGCCATTTTGCTCATCACTATCGTCGTCAACTGCGTGTGGTTTCGCCGTCTTTTGCCCTATGCCGTCACGCCGTACAGAAAGCGCAGAGACAGCAGAGACAGTGTCGACAGTGAGGACAGTGCAGGTTTGCCGAGTTCTGGGGGGCTGCAGTAA
- the LOC138968798 gene encoding major facilitator superfamily domain-containing protein 8-like isoform X2, producing MYFTMCMSSVTFPMTMSTLWPYLQVVDTSATPSLLGWVVAAYSLGQLVASPLFGLWSAYRKAREPLVVSLLLQMGANVFYGYVQSIHGNGGGYLILSRVIMGLASGNAAVVRAYVSGATTLAERTGAMSSVSIFQSVGFILGPVIQTLLVLIKYPGPVEKSWLHFNMYTTPAFLAAVLAVVNFVLLLTIFQLHTVDDSGIINVAVNDDDDEEEEMEKKDKVGNTGPPDFVAIFVSMYLFFIVFFMFTIFETIGTPLLMDMYGWSKSEAAFYMGIMLASAGFLAIGVFIVIKILANKGVDERRLLVAGYIFCFFGFFTYLPWGNDLPVIGYAPVYTAATIIPSQPFISTHSFVLPWQQDRPPAWQQQGKQLTDHRQDFAHNMFQNSTAAIPQNGVARLRTASEAVKGFAAKFSEHKNRIGVSKDNESVTVRRRRRDVKSSILTKAYLNKVEKLDAMIKSMTEASLNKATRQGSKSSLPSSSTILSTTTTTVTVATAESGTSQTSPSSDIITATSESSITTANSTLKPNTTTSATTIITASHTTSFTPESNITIAAEPSISSSDSTFSKPESNTTSTTTTPVSTTSPASNSTTNTTVAPEGCPWNFGWCGQVPKVRLFQFILGTAFIAIGYPTCNVMTYTLYSKVLGPQPQGLWMGFITACGSLARTLGPIFVAQIYDAFGPRVTFAASCAILLITIVVNCVWFRRLLPYAVTPYRKRRDSRDSVDSEDSAGLPSSGGLQ from the exons ATGTACTTCACCATGTGCATGTCATCCGTCACATTCCCCATGACCATGTCGACACTCTGGCCCTACCTACAAGTG GTGGACACCTCGGCCACTCCAAGCTTGCTGGGCTGGGTGGTGGCGGCCTACAGTCTGGGTCAGCTGGTGGCCTCCCCGCTGTTCGGCCTGTGGTCAGCCTACCGGAAGGCGCGTGAGCCACTCGTGGTGTCCCTCCTGCTGCAGATGGGCGCCAACGTCTTCTACGGCTACGTTCAGAGTATCCATGGCAACGGCGGGGGGTACCTCATCCTGTCCAGGGTCATCATGGGTCTTGCTTCTG GCAATGCTGCAGTGGTCAGGGCTTACGTGTCCGGAGCGACCACCCTGGCGGAACGTACAGGTGCTATGAGCAGCGTCAGCATCTTCCAGTCTGTTGGCTTCATCTTGGGACCAG TGATTCAGACGCTGCTAGTACTGATCAAGTACCCAGGCCCTGTGGAGAAGTCGTGGCTTCACTTCAACATGTACACCACCCCTGCCTTCCTGGCTGCAGTGCTCGCTGTCGTCAACTTCGTGCTACTACTCACCATCTTCCAGCTGCACACGGTCGATGACTCGGGGATAATCAATGTCGCCGtcaacgacgatgacgacgaggAGGAGGAAATGG AGAAAAAAGACAAGGTGGGCAACACTGGTCCACCAGACTTCGTCGCCATTTTCGTCAGCATGTACCTCTTCTTCATCGTTTTCTTCATGTTCACCATCTTTGAGAC AATCGGCACGCCTTTGTTAATGGACATGTACGGGTGGTCTAAATCTGAAGCGGCGTTTTACATGGGTATCATGCTGGCCTCTGCTGGCTTTCTGGCCATTGGTGTCTTCATCGTCATCAAGATCCTGGCCAACAA ggGTGTTGACGAACGCAGACTACTCGTAGCTGGTTATATATTTTGCTTTTTCGGCTTCTTCACCTACCTTCCCTGGGGCAACGACCTGCCTGTCATAGGCTATGCAC CTGTGTACACCGCAGCAACAATAATCCCCAGCCAGCCGTTTATCAGCACACACTCCTTCGTGCTTCCCTGGCAACAAGACCGACCACCCGCCTGGCAAcagcaagggaagcaactcacaGACCACCGGCAAGACTTCGCCCacaacatgtttcaaaactCAACTGCAGCTATTCCACAGAATGGTGTTGCAAGACTACGTACTGCTTCTGAAGCGGTAAAAGGCTTTGCTGCTAAATTTTCTGAGCACAAGAACAGGATTGGCGTTTCAAAAGACAACGAAAGTGTGACAGTTAGAAGAAGAAGGCGTGATGTGAAGTCAAGTATATTAACAAAGGCTTATCTCAACAAAGTTGAAAAACTGGATGCAATGATCAAAAGTATGACAGAAGCATCTCTAAACAAAGCAACAAGACAGGGATCTAAATCATCGTTGCCATCATCATCAACGAtattgtcaacaacaacaacaacagtaaccgTAGCAACAGCAGAATCTGGAACTTCACAAACCTCACCATCATCAGACATAATAACCGCAACATCAGAATCCAGCATAACAACAGCCAATTCTACACTTAAACCCAACACAACAACATCAGCCACCACTATTATAACAGCGTCTCACACCACATCCTTTACACCAGAATCCAACATAACAATAGCGGCCGAACCTAGCATATCATCGTCCGACTCAACATTCTCTAAACCAGAATCCAACACAACATcaaccacaacaacaccagTGTCCACAACTTCACCAGCGTCCAACagcaccaccaacaccaccgtGGCACCAGAAGGGTGTCCGTGGAATTTCGGGTGGTGCGGGCAGGTACCCAAGGTTCGGCTGTTCCAGTTTATCCTGGGTACTGCCTTTATCGCCATTGGCTACCCCACCTGTAATGTCATGACTTACACGCTTTACTCCAAGGTGCTGGGGCCTCAGCCACAG GGTCTGTGGATGGGTTTCATCACAGCGTGCGGCAGCCTGGCCCGTACCCTGGGCCCCATATTTGTGGCTCAGATCTACGACGCCTTTGGCCCCCGAGTCACGTTCGCCGCCAGTTGTGCCATTTTGCTCATCACTATCGTCGTCAACTGCGTGTGGTTTCGCCGTCTTTTGCCCTATGCCGTCACGCCGTACAGAAAGCGCAGAGACAGCAGAGACAGTGTCGACAGTGAGGACAGTGCAGGTTTGCCGAGTTCTGGGGGGCTGCAGTAA